The following coding sequences lie in one Lolium perenne isolate Kyuss_39 chromosome 2, Kyuss_2.0, whole genome shotgun sequence genomic window:
- the LOC127332063 gene encoding 4-alpha-glucanotransferase DPE1, chloroplastic/amyloplastic, translated as MALARTLPLPQLASAAPCRRPGRCRLLRAMAQPQARGAAAAATTTPAAVAAVGVGKELPEGYEQMTPVVDEAQRRRAGVLLHPTSLRGPHGVGDLGDQALAFLSWLRDAGCTLWQVLPLVPPGRKSGEDGSPYSGQDANSGNTLLISLEELVKDGLLMEDELPDPLDLEYVEFDTVANLKEPLIAKAAERLLLCPGELRVQYEEFKKNPDISGWLEDAALFAAIDNSIDAVSWYEWPEPLKNRHPGALKDIYEKQKDFIEIFMAQQFLFQKQWQRVRSHAQKLGISIMGDMPIYVGYHSADVWANRKSFLLDKKGFPTFVSGVPPDAFSETGQLWNSPLYDWKSMEADGFAWWVKRIKRALDLYDEFRIDHFRGLAGFWAVPSGAKVAMVGSWRAGPRNAFFDALCKAVGRTNIIAEDLGVITEDVVELRKSIGAPGMAVLQFAFGGGPGNPHLPHNHELNQVVYTGTHDNDTVVGWWQTLPEEEKHTVLKYLPEVGKSDVSWALISTALSSVARTCMVPMQDILGLDSSARMNTPATQKGNWRWRIPSCVSFDSLSSEAAQLKELLAMYNRM; from the exons ATGGCTCTCGCGCGGACCCTGCCGCTCCCGCAGCTCGCCTCGGCCGCGCCCTGCCGCCGCCCCGGCCGCTGCCGCCTCCTCCGCGCAATGGCGCAGCCGCAGGCGCgaggggccgccgccgccgcgacgacgacgccggcggcGGTCGCGGCGGTCGGCGTCGGGAAGGAGCTGCCCGAGGGGTACGAGCAGATGACGCCCGTCGTGGACGAGGCCCAGCGGCGCCGCGCGGGCGTGCTGCTGCACCCGACCTCGCTCCGCGGCCCGCACGGCGTCGGCGACTTGGGTGACCAGGCGCTCGCCTTCCTCTCCTGGCTCCGCGACGCCGGCTGCACGCTCTGGCAG GTTCTCCCACTTGTTCCTCCGGGAAGGAAATCCGGGGAGGATGGTTCTCCTTATTCAGGACAG GATGCGAACTCTGGTAATACCCTATTGATTTCTCTTGAAGAGCTTGTAAAAGATGGGCTGTTGATGGAGGATGAACTTCCTGATCCCTT GGATTTGGAATATGTTGAATTTGACACAGTTGCTAATCTGAAAGAACCTCTTATTGCCAAG GCAGCAGAGAGGCTCCTACTGTGCCCTGGAGAACTAAGAGTGCAGTATGAGGAATTCAAGAAAAATCCAGATATTTCAG GCTGGCTTGAAGATGCTGCACTTTTCGCCGCTATCGACAATAGTATCGATGCAGTGTCATGGTATGAGTGGCCTGAACCTCTGAAAAATCgccatcctggagcactaaaagaTATATATGAAAAGCAGAAGGACTTT ATTGAGATATTCATGGCACAGCAGTTCTTATTTCAAAAGCAATGGCAACGGGTTCGTTCACATGCACAGAAGCTGGGCATCAGCATAATGGGTGACATGCCGATATATGTTGGCTACCATAGTGCTGATGTTTGGGCAAACAGGAAATCATTTTTGCTG GACAAAAAAGGTTTCCCCACATTTGTTAGTGGTGTTCCACCTGATGCATTCAGTGAGACTGGTCAGCTATGGAACAG TCCATTGTATGACTGGAAATCTATGGAGGCAGATGGCTTTGCATGGTGGGTAAAGAGGATTAAACGTGCCCTTGATTTGTACGATGAGTTCCGTATAGACCATTTCCGGGGGCTTGCTGGTTTTTGGGCAGTTCCTTCTG GAGCAAAAGTAGCGATGGTTGGAAGCTGGAGG GCTGGACCAAGGAATGCCTTTTTTGATGCGCTCTGCAAAGCTGTTGGTAGAACAAACATTATAGCAGAAGACCTG GGGGTGATAACTGAAGATGTTGTTGAGCTAAGGAAGTCTATTGGGGCTCCTGGAATGGCAGTTCTTCAGTTTG CTTTTGGCGGTGGCCCTGGTAACCCCCACTTGCCTCATAACCATGAATTGAATCAAGTTGTATACACTGGGACACATGATAATGATACA GTCGTTGGCTGGTGGCAAACTTTACCGGAGGAAGAAAAGCACACT GTGCTCAAGTATCTACCTGAGGTCGGCAAGTCGGATGTTTCGTGGGCACTAATTTCTACTGCCCTGTCTTCTGTTGCGAGGACTTGTATGGTACCCATGCAGGACATACTTGGCCTTGACAGTTCTGCTAGGATGAACACTCCAGCTACACAG AAAGGAAACTGGAGATGGAGGATACCGAGCTGTGTCAGCTTCGACAGCCTTAGCTCTGAAGCAGCACAGCTGAAGGAGTTGCTTGCCATGTACAACCGGATGTGA
- the LOC127328428 gene encoding protein FAR1-RELATED SEQUENCE 7-like — MALIDSDDTAAVLAELRRRKDEDDADHFHEYELDAGGQLKRLFWADADACLSMALIDIHDVVVVDTTFRTNKYSVPFVPFVGLNHHRRPVVLGCGVVTDQSPDSFAWLMRAFMRSTGQESPKSVITDGSDAVVHAVETVLPLSNHRMCSWQVEQGIREHLGGWSAQEGFRSLMSDDACSPVEFEQRWHAFLASHRTVANQEWLCRMYVKRELWAAAFVRDKFFLGMARDQRTECLATGLHTGLAEGMSLLAMLRHADSWTKHMLVDGYKHDSLADKSREKLTTDHYLEEDAARSFTPANFAILRPEIEAMGDFEIVDTLSSSSNGSGDKVYTVGYHGQHFTVLRCHDRVGGEDDNMQKKASVAFKCSCRKMEREGLPCRHILCVLRHEREPSIPKCCKLRRLLRRGDIRHERLDEMEDLGRQVFDLASQDAREFEEIKDFLEDWLQQRRARR; from the coding sequence ATGGCATTGATCGACAGCGACGACACGGCGGCGGTTCTGGCCGAGCTGCGCCGCAGGaaggacgaggacgacgctgaccaTTTCCACGAGTACGAGCTCGACGCCGGGGGGCAACTGAAACGGCTCTTCTGGGCCGACGCCGACGCGTGCCTCAGCATGGCGTTGATTGACATCCacgacgtcgtcgtcgtcgacaccACGTTCCGCACGAACAAGTACAGCGTGCCATTCGTCCCCTTCGTCGGCCTcaaccaccaccgccgccccGTGGTCCTCGGCTGCGGCGTCGTCACGGACCAGTCCCCCGACTCCTTCGCCTGGCTAATGCGCGCCTTCATGCGCTCCACCGGCCAGGAAAGTCCCAAGTCCGTGATCACCGACGGCAGCGACGCGGTGGTCCACGCCGTCGAGACCGTGCTCCCGCTGTCCAACCACCGGATGTGCTCGTGGCAGGTGGAGCAGGGCATCAGGGAGCACCTTGGAGGCTGGTCGGCGCAGGAGGGGTTCAGGTCCCTGATGTCCGACGACGCGTGCTCGCCGGTTGAGTTCGAGCAACGGTGGCACGCCTTCCTGGCCAGTCACCGGACGGTGGCGAACCAGGAGTGGCTGTGCAGGATGTACGTGAAGAGGGAGCTCTGGGCCGCCGCGTTCGTCCGCGACAAGTTCTTCCTCGGCATGGCGCGCGACCAGAGGACGGAGTGCCTCGCCACGGGCCTGCACACGGGCCTCGCCGAGGGCATGTCGCTGCTCGCCATGCTCCGGCACGCGGACTCCTGGACCAAGCACATGCTCGTTGACGGGTACAAGCACGACAGCCTGGCCGACAAGTCCCGGGAGAAGCTGACCACCGACCACTACTTGGAGGAGGACGCCGCGCGGTCCTTCACGCCGGCCAACTTCGCCATCCTGCGCCCGGAGATCGAGGCGATGGGCGACTTCGAGATCGTCGACACCCTGAGCAGCAGCTCGAACGGCTCCGGCGACAAGGTCTACACGGTGGGTTACCATGGCCAGCACTTCACCGTGCTACGGTGCCACGACCGCGTCGGCGGCGAGGACGACAATATGCAGAAGAAGGCGAGCGTGGCCTTCAAGTGCAGCTGCCGGAAGATGGAGCGCGAGGGCCTGCCGTGCCGGCACATCCTCTGCGTGCTGCGGCACGAGCGGGAGCCGTCGATACCCAAGTGCTGCAAGCTGAGACGGCTGCTGCGGCGCGGCGACATCAGGCATGAGAGGCTCGACGAGATGGAGGACCTGGGGCGCCAGGTGTTCGACCTGGCGTCGCAGGACGCCCGGGAGTTTGAGGAGATCAAGGACTTCCTGGAAGACTGGCTGCAGCAGAGACGCGCCAGGCGGTGA